From the Synergistaceae bacterium genome, the window TTCATTGTAACTTTATCGGCCTTGTGTCTGGCAGCAAGTAAGCTGGCTTCATTAGCAATATTTGCCAAGTCAGCCCCGGAAAATCCCGGAGTAACTTTCGCAATCGACCTTAAATCAATTTCAGGAGCAAGCGGCAATTTTTTCGTGTGAATCTTTAAGATTTCTTCCCTGCCCTCTTCAGTCGGCAAAACAACTTGAATTTGTCTATCAAAGCGCCCCGGACGTAATAAAGCCTGATCCAAAATTTCCGGCCTGTTAGTAGCTCCCATTATGACAACGCCGTTATTATCTTCGAAACCGTCCATTTCTGCGAGTAATTGATTTAAAGTATTTTCCTGCTCTGAGTTGCTGTTAAAGTTCCGCATTCTTGATTGTCCTATAGCGTCAATTTCGTCAACAAATATAATGCACGGAGCTTTTTTCTTGGCCTGATCAAATAAATCACGAACACGAGCCGCGCCCACTCCTACGAACATTTCTACAAAACTTGAGCCGGTAATAAAGAAAAACGGTACTCCTGCCTCGCCTGCTGTAGCCTTAGCAAGTAAAGTCTTACCAGTTCCGGGAGGTCCTACAAGCAAGACACCACGCGGCAATTTTGCGCCGAATTTGTCAAATCTAGCTGGTTCCTTGAGAAACTCTATAATTTCGCGTAATTCAATTTCAGCCTCACCAGCTCCGCCGATATCGCTGAAGTGTACGCCGGTCATTTCGCCCTGTAATTCTTTAGCTCGTGAACGCCCAAAGGAAAAAATACCCCCTCCGCCCCCGGGCATATTCCTGAAAATGAAGTACCAGATTATAATTAATGGCAGCATAGGAAGCATTATTCCCATGAATAAATCAAGCAGGCCGTCCCGTTTAGCAACTCCGCCGAATTTAATATCATTGCTTGCGAGTCTCTCAATTAAAAACGGGTCAGGAAGTCTCACTACACTTTTGAAATTATTATTATTTATTCCGGATAAAATTTTTTTATTGTGTAAGATTTTGCCGTCGATTATCTGCATTTTACGAGGCTCTTTGTCCGGGCTTTCTGATTCTTTGAGGGTGTAGCTAATTCTTGATTCTGAAATATCAACGTTTTCAATGTCATTTTTTGACAAGTCAGCAAGAAATTCACTGTAGGGGACTTCTGTTTTGCTCTCACTGTAGGGCTTGTAAATATATTCAGCAAAAAGCCAAGCTGCTATTAATGCTATAAGAAAATACCATAACGAAAATTTTTGTCCTTTGTTCATATTTTAATTATTTACTCCCATAAAAAAATTTATTTATTTCCTGAATAAAGCCCGGCCGCTCAAATTTCTCCGGGTCCTATCCGTTAATTTCTCAAATTCTAGTGAGATTGCCTCACGTTCTGACTCATTTACTGGCATATTGTCAAGAAATTTATTTACTTTGTCCGATAAATCATTAATTTCTTTCTCGCCGGGTGTTACAGTCCGGCCTATATTTTTAAGGCTCATGACGGCCAAGTCTGCAACTAATAAAGCTAAATCGTGAAAATTTATATCTTGATTATAATCTTGAGAGTCAT encodes:
- the ftsH gene encoding ATP-dependent zinc metalloprotease FtsH, whose protein sequence is MNKGQKFSLWYFLIALIAAWLFAEYIYKPYSESKTEVPYSEFLADLSKNDIENVDISESRISYTLKESESPDKEPRKMQIIDGKILHNKKILSGINNNNFKSVVRLPDPFLIERLASNDIKFGGVAKRDGLLDLFMGIMLPMLPLIIIWYFIFRNMPGGGGGIFSFGRSRAKELQGEMTGVHFSDIGGAGEAEIELREIIEFLKEPARFDKFGAKLPRGVLLVGPPGTGKTLLAKATAGEAGVPFFFITGSSFVEMFVGVGAARVRDLFDQAKKKAPCIIFVDEIDAIGQSRMRNFNSNSEQENTLNQLLAEMDGFEDNNGVVIMGATNRPEILDQALLRPGRFDRQIQVVLPTEEGREEILKIHTKKLPLAPEIDLRSIAKVTPGFSGADLANIANEASLLAARHKADKVTMNDFDLAIERVVAGLQRKTPLTPEIRKKVAYHETGHALVACYLPGSDPVHKVSIIPTTKGALGYTMQMPTEDQYLITEGELKTKMAVMLGGRAAELLVFSEGSTGASNDLERATELARRMVTEFGMSEALGPVRYAAPSMMYLNGAAQNREDIGEGTFDKIDSEIKRFVSEAQDKALSILREHEKVLHEAAKVLQDKEVISNDEIKAIIALENEPAKQEESFSD